A region from the Pseudomonas cucumis genome encodes:
- a CDS encoding catalase family peroxidase, with amino-acid sequence MVDRSSPPTGPGRPPLSAASLTLRLTGIAVVVAALAGAFAYVNGTLDPQRLTPKDLVNVLEKNNGVHPGFRRNHAKGVCVIGHFESSSQAREYSSAQVFSEARTPVVGRFALPAGNPYAPDNSVPIRSLALRFTQANGQQWRTGMNSMPVFPVGTPEAFYQLQQAQSPDPATGKPNPAAVPAFFGSHPEAAPFLAWIKTAKPSASYATETYNSVNAFYLVNAAGQRQAVRWSMTPVAQDAAGATAPEGGDFLEKDLVQRLSAGPLRWQLNITLANPGDPVNDASKAWPDGRKVLNAGTLVLESTQPQLNGECRDINYDPLVLPSGIEGSDDPLLAARSAGYARSYLRRTSEVKQLPNAKQESQQ; translated from the coding sequence ATGGTAGATCGCTCATCACCACCCACGGGGCCTGGCCGGCCACCGCTGAGTGCCGCGAGCCTGACGTTGCGCCTGACCGGCATTGCCGTGGTGGTCGCCGCGCTGGCCGGGGCTTTTGCCTACGTCAACGGCACACTCGACCCACAGCGTCTGACGCCGAAAGACTTGGTCAATGTATTGGAGAAAAACAACGGCGTGCACCCGGGATTCCGTCGTAACCACGCCAAAGGCGTGTGCGTGATCGGGCATTTCGAGAGCAGCAGCCAGGCGCGCGAGTATTCCAGCGCCCAAGTGTTCAGCGAAGCGCGGACCCCGGTGGTCGGGCGTTTCGCGCTGCCTGCGGGCAATCCTTACGCGCCGGACAATAGCGTGCCGATCCGCAGCCTGGCGTTGCGTTTCACCCAGGCCAATGGTCAGCAGTGGCGCACCGGGATGAACAGTATGCCAGTGTTCCCGGTGGGCACGCCCGAGGCGTTCTATCAGTTGCAACAAGCACAGTCACCGGATCCGGCTACCGGCAAACCGAACCCGGCGGCTGTGCCAGCGTTCTTCGGTTCTCATCCGGAAGCCGCGCCATTTCTGGCCTGGATCAAAACCGCCAAACCGTCAGCCAGTTACGCGACGGAAACCTATAACAGCGTCAACGCGTTTTACCTGGTGAACGCGGCCGGGCAACGGCAGGCGGTGCGTTGGAGCATGACGCCAGTGGCTCAGGACGCGGCAGGTGCAACGGCCCCCGAGGGTGGCGATTTTCTCGAGAAAGATCTGGTACAGCGCTTGTCCGCCGGCCCGCTGCGTTGGCAGTTGAACATCACCCTGGCGAACCCCGGGGACCCGGTCAACGACGCGAGCAAGGCCTGGCCCGACGGCCGAAAAGTGCTGAACGCCGGCACGCTGGTGCTTGAAAGCACCCAGCCGCAACTCAATGGCGAGTGTCGTGACATCAACTACGACCCACTGGTATTGCCCAGCGGTATCGAAGGTTCCGACGACCCATTGCTCGCCGCTCGCTCAGCCGGTTACGCCCGTTCCTACCTGCGCCGAACCAGCGAAGTGAAGCAGTTGCCCAACGCCAAACAGGAGTCTCAACAATGA
- a CDS encoding RNA polymerase sigma factor, which yields MNDIDEQLREIIPRLRRFAVSLTRNSSSADDLVQACLERALSSWGDKHLEGDLRAWLFSILYRQFLDAHRRSRRYARMLEFFTGRDDAQPSAERTVIAQSTLQAFDQLGTEQRALLLWVSVEGLSYKEVAEILDVPIGTVMSRLSRARQALRQLSDGEINRPSLRRLK from the coding sequence ATGAACGATATCGACGAACAACTCAGGGAAATCATTCCCAGACTGCGGCGTTTCGCCGTATCGCTGACGCGCAACTCCAGCAGCGCCGACGATCTGGTGCAGGCCTGCCTCGAGCGCGCGCTGTCGAGTTGGGGCGACAAACATCTCGAGGGCGACTTGCGTGCCTGGCTGTTTTCGATTCTTTATCGGCAGTTTCTCGACGCTCATCGCCGCTCCCGGCGTTATGCGCGGATGCTCGAATTCTTTACCGGCCGTGACGATGCGCAGCCTTCGGCAGAACGCACGGTGATCGCCCAATCGACCCTGCAAGCCTTCGATCAGCTCGGCACCGAACAGCGCGCGCTGCTGCTCTGGGTGTCGGTGGAAGGCTTGAGTTATAAGGAAGTCGCCGAGATTCTCGACGTCCCCATCGGCACCGTGATGTCGCGCCTGTCCCGCGCACGCCAGGCCTTGCGCCAGCTCAGCGACGGCGAAATCAACCGCCCTTCCCTGCGGAGACTCAAATGA
- a CDS encoding anti-sigma factor family protein: MISMPPSERDLHAYVDHQLSDADRHRVETYLANNAEVAAQVRAWQHDAQQLRAALSGALQQPANPQLDPAMIRQRVKHQSRRHLASAAVLLIAVSVGGLSGWQAREMTLVSAPLPMTDAMQAYRLIAQQGMLPADYTVSDDGDMQGWLDRYFSQAHRLPNLTAAGYKPISGRLLSTEQGPAAMVVYEDQGGHKISFYVRPPGPKNFLLPRGSRSDGELQAEYWSGAGYNYAMVSPSDTPAAQMLKQTAQF, translated from the coding sequence ATGATCAGCATGCCTCCCAGCGAGCGTGACCTGCACGCCTACGTCGATCACCAACTCAGCGATGCTGACCGACATCGGGTGGAGACTTACCTGGCCAACAACGCCGAAGTGGCCGCGCAAGTACGCGCCTGGCAGCACGATGCCCAACAATTGCGTGCGGCCCTGAGCGGCGCCTTGCAGCAACCGGCCAACCCGCAACTCGACCCGGCAATGATTCGCCAGCGAGTCAAACACCAGTCGCGCCGCCATCTGGCCAGCGCGGCGGTGTTGCTGATTGCGGTCAGCGTCGGCGGTTTGAGCGGTTGGCAGGCGCGGGAAATGACCCTGGTCAGCGCCCCGCTGCCGATGACCGATGCGATGCAGGCCTACCGGCTGATTGCCCAGCAAGGCATGCTGCCGGCGGATTACACAGTCAGCGATGACGGCGATATGCAGGGCTGGCTCGATCGGTATTTCAGCCAGGCCCATCGTCTGCCGAACCTGACCGCTGCCGGATACAAACCCATCAGCGGGCGGCTGCTCAGCACCGAACAAGGTCCGGCGGCGATGGTGGTGTACGAGGATCAGGGCGGGCACAAGATCAGCTTCTACGTCCGCCCGCCGGGGCCGAAAAACTTCCTCCTGCCTCGGGGTAGCCGCAGCGATGGCGAACTGCAGGCCGAGTACTGGTCGGGGGCCGGGTACAACTACGCGATGGTCAGCCCGAGTGACACGCCGGCGGCGCAGATGCTCAAGCAAACTGCGCAATTCTGA
- a CDS encoding IclR family transcriptional regulator, translated as MSDSIERNENKNEVGVGAVSRLFAVLRSLGDTVEGGERVTQLAQRIGLSQPTTHRLLRSLMDEGMVEQDARSKRYRLSLEFFALAARAGNTGNLRELARPALLRLSASLGDSLFLLARSGFDAICLDRSEGPFPIRTFTGDIGGRVALGVGQGSLAILAFLPQEERDTVIHYNLPRLKDFHLYDEVFLRSEVENVRTLGYAGRNTGVLQGMAGVAVPILDREGRAVAALSVATVSDRLGPDRLPTVVEMLKREAALIGPRINPFDPLLRRPSQVFGQG; from the coding sequence ATGTCTGATTCCATTGAGCGGAATGAAAACAAAAATGAAGTCGGCGTCGGTGCCGTCTCAAGACTATTTGCGGTGCTGCGCAGTCTGGGTGACACCGTCGAAGGCGGAGAACGCGTGACGCAACTGGCGCAGCGCATTGGTTTGTCGCAACCAACCACCCACCGCTTGCTGCGCAGCCTGATGGACGAGGGCATGGTCGAGCAGGACGCGCGCAGCAAACGCTATCGCCTGAGCCTGGAGTTTTTTGCCTTGGCGGCCCGTGCCGGCAACACCGGCAACTTGCGCGAACTGGCGCGGCCGGCGTTGCTGCGGTTGTCGGCTTCGTTGGGAGATTCGTTGTTTTTACTGGCACGCAGTGGCTTCGATGCGATCTGTCTGGACCGCAGTGAAGGACCGTTTCCGATCCGCACCTTTACCGGTGATATCGGCGGGCGGGTGGCGCTCGGCGTGGGGCAGGGCAGTCTGGCGATTCTGGCGTTTCTGCCGCAAGAGGAGCGCGACACGGTGATTCATTACAACTTGCCGCGGCTCAAGGATTTTCATCTGTATGACGAGGTGTTCCTGCGTTCGGAAGTCGAGAATGTGCGCACCCTCGGTTATGCCGGACGCAACACCGGCGTGTTGCAAGGCATGGCCGGGGTGGCCGTGCCGATCCTCGACCGTGAGGGTCGGGCGGTAGCGGCGTTGAGTGTGGCCACGGTCAGTGATCGCCTGGGGCCGGATCGCTTGCCAACGGTGGTGGAGATGCTCAAGCGTGAAGCCGCACTGATCGGGCCGCGGATCAATCCGTTCGATCCGCTGTTGCGAAGGCCTTCGCAAGTGTTCGGGCAGGGGTGA
- a CDS encoding ABC transporter ATP-binding protein, which yields MAFVQLENLGKRYGEIDAVVATNLSVEKGEFVSLLGPSGCGKTTTLQMIAGFVEVSSGRIVLDGRDITHAKPASRGLGVVFQSYALFPHMTVQDNVAFGLRMRKVPNGELQQRVDRVLKLVRLHLHAERYPRELSGGQRQRVALARALVIEPPVLLLDEPLSNLDANLREEMQFEIRRIQREVGITTLMVTHDQSEALSISDRVVVMQAGRITQIDAPYTLYEHPRTEFISGFVGKANLLPGERDSAGVVQVCSRGDGELTLSLRPEKIDLLDNGQGRLQGKIVSRFFLGSQWLYGVSTSLGELSVVRRNDGSAPLIEGTAVGLDWDATLLRVLSVDEVEA from the coding sequence ATGGCCTTCGTGCAACTTGAAAACCTCGGCAAACGTTACGGCGAAATCGACGCGGTCGTCGCCACCAACCTGTCGGTGGAGAAAGGCGAGTTCGTTTCCTTGCTCGGCCCCTCCGGCTGCGGCAAAACCACCACCCTGCAAATGATCGCCGGCTTCGTCGAAGTCAGCAGCGGGCGCATTGTGCTGGACGGTCGCGACATCACCCACGCCAAACCCGCCAGTCGTGGCCTGGGCGTGGTGTTCCAGAGTTATGCGCTGTTCCCGCACATGACCGTGCAAGACAACGTCGCCTTCGGCCTGCGCATGCGCAAAGTGCCCAACGGCGAGTTGCAGCAACGGGTGGATCGGGTGCTGAAACTGGTACGTCTACACCTGCACGCCGAGCGTTACCCACGGGAGCTCTCCGGCGGTCAGCGCCAACGAGTCGCGCTGGCGCGGGCGTTGGTGATCGAACCGCCGGTGCTGCTGCTCGACGAGCCGCTGTCCAACCTCGACGCCAATTTGCGCGAGGAGATGCAGTTCGAAATCCGCCGCATCCAGCGCGAAGTCGGCATCACCACGCTGATGGTCACCCACGACCAGTCCGAAGCCCTGTCGATCAGCGACCGGGTGGTGGTGATGCAGGCCGGGCGCATCACCCAGATCGACGCGCCCTATACCCTCTACGAGCACCCGCGCACCGAGTTCATCTCCGGGTTCGTCGGCAAGGCCAACCTGCTGCCCGGCGAGCGGGACAGCGCCGGCGTCGTGCAGGTGTGCAGCCGTGGCGACGGCGAACTGACCCTGAGCCTGCGCCCGGAAAAGATCGACTTGCTGGATAACGGTCAGGGCCGTCTGCAAGGCAAGATCGTCAGCCGCTTTTTCCTTGGCAGCCAATGGCTGTACGGCGTATCGACATCGTTGGGCGAACTCAGCGTGGTGCGCCGCAACGACGGTTCGGCCCCCTTGATCGAAGGCACGGCGGTCGGCCTCGATTGGGATGCAACATTGCTGCGGGTGCTGAGTGTCGACGAGGTGGAGGCATGA
- a CDS encoding ABC transporter permease: MSTLAVIHQGRQGYWLSAPALALYFGLLVIPLLLTLVLSFNVFDYSSGINSDAYTFDHYSSLLGDPYFYEIFLRTFWISALTTLLCVVIGVPEAYILSRMGAPWRSIFLILILTPLLISVVVRAFGWSLLLGADGLVNQTLQAFGGSPMKLLYTPFAVVIALVHVMLPFMIIPVWTSLQKLDPAAEQAALSLGASHLTVMRKVVLPQIMPGVLSGTLIVFGLAASSFAIPGLLGGRRIKMVATLIYDQYLSELNWPMGAAIAVALLLLNLLIMLSWNRMIEGRYKKSLG, translated from the coding sequence ATGAGTACGCTTGCCGTCATCCACCAGGGACGTCAGGGTTATTGGTTATCAGCACCGGCCCTGGCGTTGTACTTCGGTCTGCTGGTGATCCCGCTGCTGCTGACGCTGGTGCTGTCGTTCAACGTCTTCGACTACAGCTCGGGGATCAACAGCGACGCCTACACGTTCGATCACTACAGCAGCTTGCTGGGCGATCCGTACTTCTACGAGATCTTTCTGAGGACGTTCTGGATCAGCGCCCTGACCACCCTGCTCTGCGTGGTGATCGGCGTGCCCGAGGCCTACATCCTCAGCCGCATGGGCGCGCCGTGGCGCTCGATCTTCCTGATTCTGATCCTCACGCCGTTGCTGATTTCGGTGGTGGTACGTGCCTTCGGCTGGAGTCTGTTGCTGGGCGCCGACGGGCTGGTCAATCAGACCCTGCAAGCCTTCGGCGGCTCGCCGATGAAGCTGCTCTACACGCCGTTCGCGGTGGTGATCGCACTGGTCCACGTGATGCTGCCGTTCATGATCATTCCGGTCTGGACCTCGTTGCAAAAACTCGACCCGGCCGCCGAACAGGCCGCGCTGTCACTGGGCGCCAGCCACCTCACGGTGATGCGCAAAGTGGTGCTGCCGCAAATCATGCCCGGCGTGCTCTCCGGCACCTTGATCGTGTTCGGCCTCGCGGCGAGTTCATTTGCCATCCCCGGACTACTCGGCGGACGCCGGATAAAGATGGTCGCCACGCTGATCTACGACCAGTACCTGTCGGAACTCAACTGGCCGATGGGCGCTGCGATTGCCGTCGCCCTGCTGTTGCTCAACCTGCTGATCATGCTGTCGTGGAACCGGATGATCGAAGGCCGCTACAAGAAGTCATTGGGATAA
- a CDS encoding ABC transporter permease: MSRNGPFALLFHTLVVLFMLAPLVVVCLVAFTPENTLSLPTTEFSLRWFRAVFERADFVDAFYNSLILAFCAATLATLIAVPAALAITRFEFPGRDFFNGLFLSPIIIPHLVLGVALLRLFALMGVNGSFAWLIFAHVLVITPYVLRLVLASAIGLDRSAEHAAQSLGAGRFTLFRQITLPMILPGVAGGWLLAFINSFDEVTLSIFVTSPATQTLPVRMYVYATESIDPMMAAVSALVIALTALTMILLDRVYGLDRVLVGKQ; the protein is encoded by the coding sequence ATGTCCAGAAACGGTCCTTTCGCCCTGCTGTTCCATACCCTGGTGGTGCTGTTCATGCTCGCGCCGCTGGTGGTGGTGTGCCTCGTCGCCTTCACCCCGGAAAACACCCTGAGCCTGCCGACCACGGAGTTTTCCCTGCGCTGGTTCCGCGCCGTGTTCGAGCGCGCGGACTTTGTCGATGCGTTCTATAACAGCCTGATCCTGGCGTTCTGCGCCGCCACGCTGGCGACGCTGATTGCAGTGCCGGCAGCCCTGGCAATCACGCGTTTCGAGTTCCCCGGACGGGACTTTTTCAACGGTCTGTTCCTGTCGCCGATCATCATCCCGCACCTGGTGTTGGGGGTCGCCTTGCTGCGGTTGTTTGCGTTGATGGGCGTCAACGGCAGCTTCGCCTGGCTGATCTTCGCCCATGTGCTGGTGATCACGCCGTACGTGCTGCGCCTCGTGTTGGCCTCGGCCATCGGTCTGGACCGTAGCGCCGAGCACGCCGCGCAATCCCTGGGCGCCGGACGCTTCACGCTGTTCCGGCAAATCACCTTACCGATGATTTTGCCGGGGGTCGCCGGTGGCTGGCTGCTGGCGTTCATCAACAGTTTTGATGAGGTCACGTTGTCGATCTTCGTCACCTCGCCGGCCACGCAAACCTTGCCGGTGCGCATGTACGTGTACGCCACCGAATCCATCGATCCAATGATGGCGGCGGTGTCGGCCCTGGTGATCGCACTGACCGCGCTGACGATGATTCTGCTTGATCGGGTCTACGGCCTGGATCGGGTTCTGGTGGGTAAACAATGA
- a CDS encoding (2Fe-2S)-binding protein, translating into MALLKRLAEGDRPALDFTLDGKPASGLLGDTLLTAVLTCSEHLRGSDFSAEPRAGFCLMGACQDCWVRLGDGRRVRACSTLLESGQHINREPGRLV; encoded by the coding sequence ATGGCTCTGCTGAAACGACTGGCCGAAGGCGACCGCCCGGCCCTGGACTTTACCCTCGACGGCAAACCTGCCAGTGGCTTGCTCGGCGATACCCTGCTGACCGCGGTGCTGACCTGCAGCGAGCATCTGCGCGGCAGCGATTTCAGCGCCGAGCCCCGCGCCGGTTTCTGCCTGATGGGCGCCTGCCAGGACTGCTGGGTACGCCTGGGCGATGGCCGCCGGGTGCGTGCCTGCTCAACGCTGCTTGAGAGCGGACAGCACATCAACCGCGAACCGGGGCGATTGGTATGA
- a CDS encoding FAD/NAD(P)-dependent oxidoreductase — MNAVVIIGAGPAGIRAAQTLVAHGVRPVLLDEAARGGGQIYRRQPANFKRSAVKLYGFEARKAKALHQTIDALREQLDYRPDTLVWNAEAGALDTLHEGRAARLEFSRVIVATGATDRILPVPGWTLPGVYSLGAAQIALKFQGCAIGERVVFAGSGPLLYLVAYQYAKAGANVIAVLDSSPFSAQARALPGLLSQPSTLAKGIYYRTWLTAHGIPVHQGATLKRIDGEHRVQSLNWHNAKGEHRIDCDAIAFAHGLRSETQLADLLGCEFTWNPLNRAWLPQRDSAGRSSVAEVYLAGDGAGIMGADAAEMAGERAALALLEDIGYLIPPQRATQLEQSLNTIGRFRQGLERAFIFPESWATDAADDLMICRCEEVRAGDIRQVVREGHWEINRVKAHCRVGMGRCQGRMCGAAAVEIIACESQRAVSDIGRLRAQAPIKPLPFGLEVEP, encoded by the coding sequence ATGAACGCTGTGGTGATCATCGGCGCCGGTCCCGCCGGGATACGTGCGGCACAGACCCTGGTGGCGCATGGTGTCCGCCCGGTTCTGCTGGATGAAGCAGCACGCGGCGGCGGGCAGATTTATCGGCGCCAGCCGGCGAACTTCAAGCGTTCGGCGGTCAAGTTGTATGGCTTCGAAGCACGCAAGGCCAAGGCACTGCATCAGACAATCGATGCACTGCGCGAGCAACTCGATTACCGCCCCGACACCCTGGTATGGAACGCCGAAGCTGGGGCGCTCGACACCTTGCATGAGGGCCGCGCCGCACGGCTGGAGTTCTCGCGCGTGATTGTCGCCACGGGCGCCACCGACCGGATTCTGCCGGTGCCAGGCTGGACGTTGCCGGGGGTCTACAGCCTCGGTGCGGCGCAGATTGCCTTGAAGTTTCAGGGCTGTGCCATTGGTGAACGGGTAGTGTTCGCCGGCAGCGGGCCGTTGCTGTATCTGGTGGCGTACCAATACGCCAAGGCCGGCGCCAATGTGATCGCCGTGCTCGACAGCTCGCCCTTCAGCGCTCAGGCCCGCGCCCTGCCCGGCCTGCTGTCGCAACCCTCCACGCTGGCCAAAGGCATTTATTACCGCACCTGGCTGACCGCTCACGGCATCCCGGTGCATCAGGGCGCCACCCTGAAACGCATCGATGGCGAACACCGCGTGCAATCGCTGAATTGGCACAACGCAAAAGGCGAACATCGAATCGACTGCGACGCCATAGCCTTCGCCCATGGCCTGCGCAGCGAAACCCAACTCGCCGACCTGCTGGGCTGCGAATTCACCTGGAATCCGCTCAACCGCGCCTGGCTGCCGCAGCGCGACAGTGCCGGTCGCAGCAGTGTCGCCGAGGTGTACCTGGCCGGTGACGGCGCCGGCATCATGGGCGCCGACGCGGCGGAAATGGCCGGTGAACGGGCGGCCCTGGCGCTGCTCGAAGACATCGGTTACCTGATCCCGCCACAGCGAGCCACTCAGCTGGAACAGTCGCTGAACACTATCGGCAGATTCCGCCAAGGCCTTGAGCGCGCCTTTATCTTTCCCGAAAGCTGGGCCACCGACGCCGCGGATGACCTGATGATCTGCCGCTGCGAAGAAGTGCGCGCCGGCGACATCCGCCAAGTGGTGCGCGAAGGCCATTGGGAGATCAACCGGGTCAAGGCCCACTGTCGGGTCGGCATGGGTCGCTGCCAGGGCCGGATGTGTGGCGCCGCCGCAGTGGAAATCATTGCCTGCGAAAGCCAGCGCGCGGTGTCCGACATCGGCCGGTTGCGGGCGCAGGCGCCGATCAAACCCCTGCCGTTCGGTCTGGAGGTCGAGCCATGA
- a CDS encoding NAD(P)/FAD-dependent oxidoreductase, with amino-acid sequence MIEVDAIIIGGGIVGASAALFLSKAGRRVALLERDFCGSHSSGVNYGGVRRQGRPLSQLPLSQRAHEIWGQLPQLIGINGEYQRSGHLKLARSLNDLHALQNYAASSQGFGLDLQVLDRDELRARFPWVGDVAVGASLCPDDGHANPRLVSPAFAQAARRHGAQLHEQCAVTAVEHDGQRFRVSTQSGLELQAPWLLNCAGAWAGKLAAQFGEAVPMHAGHPAMLVTEPLPLVMNASTGVEGGGIYARQVARGNCVLGGGQGFALDNARARPGQNAVIEILRQAVELYPFLEGAQAIRTWSGTEGYLPDRQPVIGHSSTQPGLLHAFGFAGAGFQIGPAVGQALTEIICSGASKTSLDAFSITRFHSISVA; translated from the coding sequence ATGATCGAAGTCGATGCAATCATCATTGGCGGTGGCATTGTCGGGGCTTCCGCCGCCCTGTTTCTGAGCAAGGCCGGTCGTCGCGTCGCGTTGCTGGAGCGGGACTTTTGCGGTTCGCATTCCAGCGGCGTGAACTACGGCGGCGTGCGGCGTCAGGGCCGGCCGCTGTCGCAATTACCGCTGTCGCAACGGGCTCACGAGATCTGGGGGCAACTGCCGCAGTTAATCGGCATCAACGGCGAGTACCAGCGCAGCGGTCACCTGAAACTCGCCCGCAGCCTCAACGACCTGCACGCCTTGCAGAACTACGCCGCCAGCAGCCAGGGGTTCGGCCTCGATTTGCAGGTGCTTGATCGCGATGAACTGCGCGCACGTTTTCCGTGGGTCGGAGACGTCGCGGTCGGTGCCTCGCTGTGCCCGGACGATGGCCACGCCAACCCGCGTCTGGTGTCTCCGGCGTTTGCCCAAGCGGCGCGTCGGCATGGTGCGCAGCTGCATGAGCAATGTGCGGTGACGGCGGTGGAACACGACGGTCAGCGCTTTCGCGTCAGCACTCAATCGGGCCTCGAGCTGCAAGCCCCTTGGCTGCTGAACTGCGCCGGCGCCTGGGCCGGAAAGCTCGCCGCGCAATTCGGTGAAGCGGTGCCGATGCACGCCGGGCACCCGGCAATGCTGGTCACCGAGCCATTGCCGTTGGTGATGAATGCCAGCACCGGCGTCGAAGGCGGCGGCATCTATGCCCGTCAGGTCGCGCGCGGCAATTGTGTGTTGGGCGGCGGCCAGGGCTTTGCCCTCGATAACGCCCGCGCCCGGCCTGGTCAGAACGCCGTCATCGAGATCTTGCGCCAAGCCGTCGAACTCTACCCGTTTCTTGAAGGCGCCCAGGCGATTCGCACCTGGAGCGGCACCGAAGGTTATCTGCCCGATCGCCAACCGGTGATCGGCCACAGCAGCACTCAACCCGGTCTGTTGCACGCGTTCGGCTTTGCCGGCGCGGGCTTTCAGATCGGGCCTGCGGTGGGCCAGGCGCTCACCGAGATCATCTGTAGCGGCGCGTCAAAGACGTCGCTGGATGCGTTTTCCATCACCCGGTTTCACTCCATCTCCGTTGCTTGA